The genomic stretch AATAAAATTGCAAATATACTATCTTTTAAAAAAATATTAGATAGTATATTTGCAATAACTTATTTTCAATTTCCTTTGTGCTAATATATCCATGATTCATATTTTAGGAGATATAGCATGAGTATAGATTTAAGGAAATGTATTGGAGATAAAATATATAATCTACGTATGGAACTTGAATTAAGTCAGGAAGATTTTGTTGCAAGACTCACCCCTAGCTTTTCCAGGGGAAATTTAAGCAATATCGAAAAGGGATTGACTATACCTAGTTCGGAGTTTGTAAAGGCCGTCTGTGAAGCCTTTAACATATCTTCCGATTGGCTTTTAGATATAAACAGCACTATAAATATAACTTTAAAAGAAAAGCAGCTCTTAAATATCTATAATAAACTAGATTTAGAAATACGCCAAAACATATTGAACTTAATGGAATCTATTGTTAAACAAAATAGTTAATCTAGTCTTTTATCATTACCTTTTGTAATAACAAGCTGTTAATTATAACCTTTTATCCTTTAATATTATAAATTATAATATTTTTAGAGAATTGTTTTTTAAAATATAAATTATAGTATTAGAGGTGAATTTCATGAACAATTCTACAGCGTCAAAGTCAGATGATTTACAACACGAACTAGAACAATATAGCCAATCTTTAATAAAAGCTAAAAGAAATGCAAAAATATTTGGGATCTTAGAATTCATTTTTCTTATTCCTGGGTTTATGAATCCGGTACTAGCTATTTTCGTTTTCATCTTTGCTATACTTTTCTTTTCTAACTATATTAAATCAAAAAAAATCACCAAAATAATTAATTCACTGAATAATAATACAAACAAAACTATTGTTTCAACCAATAAAGAAAATATCATACCTAAAAATCTTTCAAATAATATAAATAAACCAGATGATATTTATTTAAAAAAGCTTACTGGTAAAAACAAAAGTATTAATAAATCTCAAGGTGTATTTGACAATTTTGTAGTTGTTGACCTAGAAACTACGGGGTTAGAACCAACAAGAGATTATATCATTGAAATAGCTGCAGCCAAATATGAAAATAATGAAATTATAGATACATATACTACATTGGTAAATCCTGAAGTTTTTATTCCTCCAAACATAACTAATATAAATCATATTGATAATGATATGGTAAAGGATTGTCCTGAAATAAAAGAAGTTCTTCCTGGTTTTATGAACTTTATTGGACAGTTACCCTTAGTAGCACATAATGCTCCTTTTGACATAAAATTTTTAAATGCCAATCTTGCACTTTTGGGCTTGTATTTAAATAATCCTATAATCGACACATTGCCTATTAGTCGAAAACTATTTTCTGAAATAGAAAACCATAAATTAGGC from Clostridium kluyveri DSM 555 encodes the following:
- a CDS encoding helix-turn-helix domain-containing protein — protein: MSIDLRKCIGDKIYNLRMELELSQEDFVARLTPSFSRGNLSNIEKGLTIPSSEFVKAVCEAFNISSDWLLDINSTINITLKEKQLLNIYNKLDLEIRQNILNLMESIVKQNS
- a CDS encoding 3'-5' exonuclease; this encodes MNNSTASKSDDLQHELEQYSQSLIKAKRNAKIFGILEFIFLIPGFMNPVLAIFVFIFAILFFSNYIKSKKITKIINSLNNNTNKTIVSTNKENIIPKNLSNNINKPDDIYLKKLTGKNKSINKSQGVFDNFVVVDLETTGLEPTRDYIIEIAAAKYENNEIIDTYTTLVNPEVFIPPNITNINHIDNDMVKDCPEIKEVLPGFMNFIGQLPLVAHNAPFDIKFLNANLALLGLYLNNPIIDTLPISRKLFSEIENHKLGTIKEYLNIDVQDSHRALPDCYVCGQIYLEYSTKEKNKKALANIKLHSDIGLNKEECYSIVKEILKKHNKDLTYVRYGFTSNYFDIRAFYNFLRLKLKGKKYYALLDNSLAEINSMIPDLTLKYEVAPKSESNKIRILINSPEDLYILEPIIIQAFDKCIDSMEYYRNNVSVAEKNIAEYLNT